Genomic window (Caldinitratiruptor microaerophilus):
TCCGTGCTCAGGCGCACGAGCCGTGGCCTTCCCGAGTGGATCGCCGCAAGCGCCTCCCGGCGGACGACCGGCTGGGAGCAGCTGCCGCCGATCCACCCGACCAGCCGGCCGTCCGCGGTGACGATCGCCTTGTCCCCCACGTGTGCCGAGACGGGAGGTCGGCGGGAGACGACCGTCGCCACGGCGTACGGCTCGCCCGCGGCCTCCAGCTCGCGTGCCAGGCGCAGCAGCGGGTCGCCGAGAAGGGAGGCCGAGCTGTTCATCCCCCGCTCACCCCCCCGCCCTGTCGCGGGCCACCTCGAGTTCCTGGCGGATCGAGCGGAAAAGCTGTTCGATGACCTTCCGGGCCTGGCCCTCCAGAAGCCGTCCGCCGACCGTCGCCAGCGGGCCGCTCACCGCGGCGCGCGCCTCCCACACGAGGTTCGTGCCCTCCCCGGACGGCTCGAACCGCAGGCGGCTCGTCAGGCTCAGGCCGCTGCCCATCCCGGAACCCGTCAGGGAAAGGCCTGCGCCGTCGGAGCCCTCGCCGGGGTCCAGCGCCACGTCCAGCCTGAACCGCCCGCGGACGGGTCCGACGCCCACCTTCACGTAGGCCACGAAGTGCCGCGAGTCGGCCACCTGCAGTTCCTGGAGGTCCGGGAGGCAGCGGCCCACCTGCTGCGGGTCCAGGACGAACGCGCGCGCGGTGGCCGGGTCGGTACGGATCGGCTCGACTCCCTGGAAGTTCAGGTTCACCACAGATCACCCCAGATCGTGGGATCGGGGTCCCGGCCGGCTCCGGCGCCGGGGCCCTCCTGTCCAGACCGGCAGCTCGCCGTGGGCGTGCAGTCACCCCGTGATCCCGTGGGCGCGCAGGATCCGCCAGACCTTTTCCCGGGTGATCGGCATGTCGATGTGCCGGACGCCGAGGGGAGACAGCGCGTCCACCACGGCGTTCACGAAGGCGGCCGGCGACCCCACGTTGGGCGACTCGCCGACGCCCTTCGCCCCGATGGGGTGGTGGGGCGACGGCGTGACGGTGCGGGCCGTCTCCCAGCGCGGGGCCTCGACGGCGGTGGGGACCAGATACTCCGTGAAGTTGCCGGACAGGCAGTTCCCGTTCTCGTCGTAGGCGATCTCCTGCATGAAGGCGATGCCGTAACCTTCAGTGAGCCCGCCGTGGATCTGGCCTTCCACGATCATGGGGTTGATGACCGTGCCGCAGTCGTCCACGGCCACGAACCGGCGCACTTTGACCTCGCTCGTGCCCTTGTCGATGTCCACCACGCAGACGTACGTCCCGAACGGGAACGTGAGGTTGGGCGGGTCGTAGTAGAACACCGCCTCCAGCCCCGGCTCCACGCCGGGCGGCGGGTTCGTGTAGGCGGCGAAGGCCACCTCCTTCATGCCGACGCTCCGCCCCGGGGCCCCGCGCACTTGGAAGCGCCCGTCCACCCACTCCAGATCGTCCTCGCCGCACTCCAGGAGGTGCGCCGCGATCTTGCGGGCCTTCTCCCGCACGCGCCGGCCGGCCAGGGCCGCGGCGCCCCCGGCTGTGGGCGTGCTGCGGCTGGCGTAAGTCCCGAGGCCGTACGGAGCGGTGTCGGTGTCGCCTTCCTCCACGATCACGTCTTCCACCGGCACCCCCAGCTCGTGCGCGATCACCTGGGCGAAGGTCGTCTCGTGGCCCTGGCCCTGGTGGCGGGTGCCGAGGCGGGCCAGCACCTTGCCCGTCGGGTGCACCCGGATCTCGCAGCTGTCGAACATCTTGATCCCGGCGATGTCGAAGGAGTGGCTGGGCCCGGCGCCCACGATCTCCGTGAAGCTCGAGATGCCGATCCCCATGAGCTCGCCCCGGCGGCGCTTCTCGGCCTGCTCCCGGCGCAGGTCGGCGTAGCCGATCATCTCGAGGGCGAGGTCCAGGGCCGCCGCGTAGTTCCCGCTGTCGTAGGTCCACCCGAGCGCCGACCGGTACGGGAACTGCTCGGGCCGGACGAAATTCTTGCGCCGGAGTTCCGCCGGGTCCATCCCGAGCTCGGCCGCCAGCACGTCCATCGTCCGCTCGATGAGGTACGACGCCTCGGTCACGCGGAACGAGCACCGGTACGCCACGCCGCCCGGGGCCTTGTTCGTGTAGACGGCGTCGACCTCCGCGAAGGCGACGGGAAAGTCGTACGACCCGGTGCAGATGCTGAAGAGGCCGGCCGGGTAGCGGCTGGGGTTGGCCTGGGCGTCGAAGGCGCCGTGGTCGGCGATGGTCTTCACCCGCAGCGCCCTGACCCGCCCGTCCCGTGTGGCGGCGATCTCCGCCGTCATGTGGTAGTCCCGGGCGAAGTGGGTGGTGGTCAGGTTCTCCGTGCGGGTCTCGACCCACTTCACCGGCCGCCCGAGCTTGAGGGACGCCACCACGGCGCAGACGTAGCCCGGGTAGACCGGGACCTTGTTGCCGAACCCGCCCCCCACGTCCGGCGACACGACGCGGATGAGGTGCTCCGGGATCCCGGCCACCATGGACAGGAGCGTCCGGTGGGCGTGGGGCGCCTGCGAGGTGACGTACAGCGTGAGCCGGCCCGTGCCGCGGTTGTAGTCGGCGATGCACCCGCAGGGCTCCAGCGGCGCCGGGTGCACGCGCTGGAACCGCACGTCCTGCTTCACGACCACCTCGGCGGAGCGGAGGGCGGCTTCGGTGCCTTCCCGGTCGCCGACCTCCCAGTGCCAGATGTGGTTCGTCTTCTGCTCGCGGTCCTCGCGCAGGACCGGGGCGTCGGGCCGCAGGGCCGCAAACGGGTCCACGACGACGGGGAGCGGTTCGTACTCCACCTCCACGGCGTGGGCCCCGTCGTAGGCTGCCTCCCGGGTCTCGGCCACCACGGCCGCGACCTCCTGGTACTGGAAGAGCACCTTGCCCGTGGCGAGCACCATCTGCCGGTCGCCCGCCAGCGTGGGCATCCACGCCAGCCCTGCCTTCTCCAGGTCTTCCCCGGTGATCACGGCGAGGACCCCGGGGATGGCGAGGGCGGCGTCGGTCCGGATCGCCCGGACCCGGGCGTGCGCGTACGGGCTCCGGACCAGCGCCAGATACGCCATGCGGGGGAGCACGATGTCGTCCAGGTAGCGGCCGAGCCCCTGGATGAAGCGCGGGTCTTCCTTGCGTTTGACCGGCTTGCCGACCACAGCGACGGTTTCCACGGCGCTCATGCCTCGCTCCCTCCTCTGCGGTCCCCTGCCGCGCCGGCCAGGGCCGTGGCGGCCTGCTGGATCGCCTTGACGATGTTCTGGTAGCCGGTGCAGCGGCACAGGTTGCCGGAGATCGCCCGGCGGATCTCGTCCTCGGTGGGGCTCGGATTGCGCTCCAGGAGCGCCACGCCGGTCATGAGCATGCCGGGCGTGCAGTAGCCGCACTGCAGGCCGTGCTGGTCCCAGAAGGCCTGCTGGAGGGGGTGCAGCTCGCCGCTTGGCGCCAGCCCCTCGACCGTGGTGACGGCGCGCCCGTCCGCCTGCACGGCGAACAGGGTGCAGGACTTGACCGGGCGGCCGTCCAGGAGCACCGTGCACGCGCCGCAGCTCGTCGTGTCGCAGCCCACGTGGGTGCCGGTCAGCCCGGCCACCTCGCGGATGAAGTGGACGAGGAGCTTCCGTGCCTCCACGTCCCCCTCGTACCTGTGACCATTGATGGTGAGCGTCACGTGGTAGAGCATCGGGGTCCCTCCCGCTTCGGGTGCTCAGGCCGCCAGGGCCTGCGCCGCCGCCGCCCGGAGCGCCCGGACGGTCAGCACCCGGACCATGTCGCGCTTGAACTCCTCGGAGCCGCGCGTGTCGGCCACCGGCGAGCAGGCCGCGGCGGCCAGCTCGCCGGCCCGGGCGAAGACGGCCTCCGTGAGCGGCTGTCCCACGAGGAACGCCTCCGCCTCACGGGCCCGCAGCGACGTGGGCCCCACGGCGCAGAGGCCGATCCCTGCCGCCGTGCACCGGCCGTCTTCGCCCACGGCGACCTGAACGCCCACCGCCGCCGTCGCGAAGTCGCCCACCTTGCGCTCGATCTTCTGGTAGCTGCCGCCACTGCGGGGGCCGGGGGCCGGCACCCGGACTTCGGTGAGGAGCTCGGCCGGTTCCAGGGCCGTGGTGAAGGTGTCGACGAGGAAGTCGTCGAGTGCCAGCGTGCGCTGCCCCCGCGGTCCCGTCAGGACGACCTCCGCCCGGGCGGCGAGGAGCGCGGCCCCCCAGTCGCCCGCCGGGTCGGCGTGGGCGAGGGACCCGGCGACGGTGCCCAGGTTGCGCACCAGGGGATCGGCGACGACCCGGGCGGCGCCCGCCAGGAGAGGGTAGCGCCGCCGGATGAGCGGCGAGTGCTCGAGGTCGGCGTGCCGGACGAGGGCGCCGATCCGGAGCACGCCGTCCTCCTCGGCGAGGATGTCGAGGCCGGGGATCCGGCCGATGTCGACGAGAAGCCCCGGCGTCGACAGGCGGAACCGCATCGCCGGGATGAGGCTCTGCCCCCCGGCGATCACCTTGGCGTCGGGGCCGTGGCGCTCGAGGAGACCGATCGCCTCGGCCAGCGAGCGCGGGGCGACGTACTCGAATGCGGCCGGAATCATGTGCGACCTCCCCTCGGACTCCGTATTGTAATGAATTGACAACCAACAGATACCGGTACAAATTGTATCGGAAGCGGGTGGGACCGTTTGGGTGTATTTCTTGCCACCGTTCGGTCGATTTCGCGCCCCGACCTGCCCGCCACGGCCACGTCCGCCGCCGGGGGCGTCAGACACACGGAGCCCCCGGTCAGCGACCGGGGGCTCCGCCCACACTCTGTCCCTCAGGCGCCGCCGGGAACTCGGACAGGGTGCTTGCCTGCCCCGTCCCCGCTCGGCGCATCACTTCTCTCCGAAGAGTTCCGCCAGCCGGCAGGCGAATCCCGGCAGGACAGGCTCCTCCACCACAGCCTCGGGCGCCGACCAGACGCGCGGCTCCTCGCCCGGCGCGTGGCGGGTCAGGGTCCCGGTGTCCGGGTCCACGACCCACACGGCGCGCACGCCGCCTTCGAGGTACTGCCGGATCTTGCGGCTCAGGTCCGGCTCCGAAGGGTCATGGACCTCCACGGCGAGGTCCGGCGGCACCTCCGGGAATCCCTTCCGGTCGCGGATCCGGGCGAGCCGCTCGTTGGAGTAGAAGGCCACGTCGGGAGCCCGAAGAACGTCCGGGTCGCGCCGGACGAAAAACC
Coding sequences:
- a CDS encoding SRPBCC family protein; translation: MNLNFQGVEPIRTDPATARAFVLDPQQVGRCLPDLQELQVADSRHFVAYVKVGVGPVRGRFRLDVALDPGEGSDGAGLSLTGSGMGSGLSLTSRLRFEPSGEGTNLVWEARAAVSGPLATVGGRLLEGQARKVIEQLFRSIRQELEVARDRAGG
- a CDS encoding FAD binding domain-containing protein; the protein is MIPAAFEYVAPRSLAEAIGLLERHGPDAKVIAGGQSLIPAMRFRLSTPGLLVDIGRIPGLDILAEEDGVLRIGALVRHADLEHSPLIRRRYPLLAGAARVVADPLVRNLGTVAGSLAHADPAGDWGAALLAARAEVVLTGPRGQRTLALDDFLVDTFTTALEPAELLTEVRVPAPGPRSGGSYQKIERKVGDFATAAVGVQVAVGEDGRCTAAGIGLCAVGPTSLRAREAEAFLVGQPLTEAVFARAGELAAAACSPVADTRGSEEFKRDMVRVLTVRALRAAAAQALAA
- a CDS encoding (2Fe-2S)-binding protein, which produces MLYHVTLTINGHRYEGDVEARKLLVHFIREVAGLTGTHVGCDTTSCGACTVLLDGRPVKSCTLFAVQADGRAVTTVEGLAPSGELHPLQQAFWDQHGLQCGYCTPGMLMTGVALLERNPSPTEDEIRRAISGNLCRCTGYQNIVKAIQQAATALAGAAGDRRGGSEA
- a CDS encoding Uma2 family endonuclease, whose product is MGTATRKPWTAEELDRLPEGWRYEIDEGELVIMAPAGFEHGRLQVRIGRIVGNFVAEHGLGEVAGGEIGFFVRRDPDVLRAPDVAFYSNERLARIRDRKGFPEVPPDLAVEVHDPSEPDLSRKIRQYLEGGVRAVWVVDPDTGTLTRHAPGEEPRVWSAPEAVVEEPVLPGFACRLAELFGEK
- a CDS encoding aerobic carbon-monoxide dehydrogenase large subunit; translation: MSAVETVAVVGKPVKRKEDPRFIQGLGRYLDDIVLPRMAYLALVRSPYAHARVRAIRTDAALAIPGVLAVITGEDLEKAGLAWMPTLAGDRQMVLATGKVLFQYQEVAAVVAETREAAYDGAHAVEVEYEPLPVVVDPFAALRPDAPVLREDREQKTNHIWHWEVGDREGTEAALRSAEVVVKQDVRFQRVHPAPLEPCGCIADYNRGTGRLTLYVTSQAPHAHRTLLSMVAGIPEHLIRVVSPDVGGGFGNKVPVYPGYVCAVVASLKLGRPVKWVETRTENLTTTHFARDYHMTAEIAATRDGRVRALRVKTIADHGAFDAQANPSRYPAGLFSICTGSYDFPVAFAEVDAVYTNKAPGGVAYRCSFRVTEASYLIERTMDVLAAELGMDPAELRRKNFVRPEQFPYRSALGWTYDSGNYAAALDLALEMIGYADLRREQAEKRRRGELMGIGISSFTEIVGAGPSHSFDIAGIKMFDSCEIRVHPTGKVLARLGTRHQGQGHETTFAQVIAHELGVPVEDVIVEEGDTDTAPYGLGTYASRSTPTAGGAAALAGRRVREKARKIAAHLLECGEDDLEWVDGRFQVRGAPGRSVGMKEVAFAAYTNPPPGVEPGLEAVFYYDPPNLTFPFGTYVCVVDIDKGTSEVKVRRFVAVDDCGTVINPMIVEGQIHGGLTEGYGIAFMQEIAYDENGNCLSGNFTEYLVPTAVEAPRWETARTVTPSPHHPIGAKGVGESPNVGSPAAFVNAVVDALSPLGVRHIDMPITREKVWRILRAHGITG